From one Vibrio palustris genomic stretch:
- the putP gene encoding sodium/proline symporter PutP: MDTSSIAITGTFVVYLVLMLAIGLYAYQRTKSSSDYFLGGRSLGPWPSALSAGASDMSGWLLLGLPGYAYASGFEATWLAGGLLFGSWLNWLIAAKRLRTYSITTDSLTLPQFFARRFNDNSSMLQSISAFFILLFFLFYTSAGLVAGGKLFETVFGLDYRYAVVIGTACVVSYTLFGGFLAVAWTDLVQGLLMSAALIAVPLVALDGEGGISTFQAQMTDINPELLTFWNSIDGKPLGAIAIISLVAWGLGYFGQPHILARFKATRSNKDIKTARRIALVWTALSMCGALLAGMVGLLYVQNNPGIALDDGEKVFMLLVNAMFHPVVAGILLAAILAAIMSTADSQLLVSSSAFSEDLYKQIINKDATSKQVVMMGRVGVIVISLIALSLAMNPDSSVLGLVSYAWAGFGAAFGPALLISLYWSKMTRYGALAGIIVGGATIVWWKQQTGGLFDVYELVPGFIFSTIAIIVVSKLGDGPEESVAQQHKTYLNQLETLD; the protein is encoded by the coding sequence ATGGATACAAGTAGCATAGCGATAACAGGCACTTTCGTTGTCTATTTGGTTCTGATGTTAGCGATAGGATTATACGCGTATCAACGAACCAAAAGCTCATCGGATTATTTTTTAGGTGGACGCTCGCTAGGCCCTTGGCCATCTGCGTTATCGGCAGGTGCATCTGATATGAGTGGTTGGTTACTGCTTGGCTTACCTGGTTACGCGTATGCATCGGGTTTTGAAGCGACCTGGTTAGCGGGAGGTTTGCTGTTCGGCTCCTGGTTGAACTGGCTGATTGCTGCCAAGCGTTTACGTACCTATAGTATTACGACCGACTCACTGACATTACCGCAATTTTTTGCCCGTCGGTTTAATGATAATTCATCTATGCTTCAGAGTATTTCTGCCTTTTTCATCTTGCTGTTTTTCTTATTTTATACCAGTGCAGGCTTGGTAGCCGGCGGCAAGCTGTTTGAGACCGTGTTTGGCTTAGACTACCGTTATGCTGTTGTCATAGGTACCGCGTGTGTGGTGTCTTACACTTTGTTTGGTGGTTTTTTAGCGGTTGCATGGACTGATTTAGTCCAGGGTCTGTTAATGTCGGCGGCATTAATTGCGGTGCCACTCGTGGCGTTAGACGGTGAAGGTGGTATTAGTACCTTTCAAGCGCAAATGACCGATATTAACCCAGAATTATTAACGTTTTGGAACTCGATAGACGGTAAACCACTTGGTGCTATTGCCATCATATCGTTGGTCGCTTGGGGATTAGGTTATTTTGGCCAGCCACATATTTTGGCACGTTTCAAAGCAACACGCTCAAATAAAGACATTAAAACGGCTCGCCGTATTGCTTTGGTTTGGACTGCACTGTCTATGTGTGGTGCTTTACTTGCCGGTATGGTGGGATTGCTTTATGTACAAAACAACCCGGGTATTGCACTCGATGATGGTGAAAAAGTCTTCATGTTACTGGTCAACGCGATGTTCCACCCAGTGGTTGCGGGTATTTTGTTAGCGGCGATATTAGCCGCGATTATGAGTACAGCTGACTCTCAGTTATTAGTGTCGTCATCGGCATTTTCTGAAGATCTCTATAAACAAATAATCAATAAAGACGCGACATCGAAGCAAGTGGTGATGATGGGACGTGTAGGTGTCATTGTTATTTCTCTCATTGCATTGAGCTTGGCGATGAATCCAGATAGCTCGGTATTAGGATTGGTTTCCTATGCATGGGCGGGCTTTGGCGCAGCATTTGGTCCAGCTTTGCTAATTAGCTTGTATTGGTCGAAAATGACGCGTTATGGCGCTCTAGCCGGTATTATTGTCGGTGGTGCGACTATTGTTTGGTGGAAACAGCAAACTGGCGGCTTGTTTGATGTGTATGAGTTGGTTCCTGGATTTATTTTCTCGACAATCGCGATTATTGTAGTGAGTAAATTGGGGGATGGGCCGGAAGAGTCTGTTGCCCAGCAGCATAAAACCTACTTAAATCAATTAGAAACGCTGGATTAA
- a CDS encoding methyl-accepting chemotaxis protein has product MVFSVVLAITLTAGALLIAGYQAFKAETWRYIESESINTLNAHAKGISDWIETKQATIHGLAQEVASNPEADVVPFLRQAYTSGAFGLTYYGEENGDMHRQDPSLNKAGYDPRARGWYKLAKAQGKAVTTEPYVSVTMQALVVTLAEPIMENGQLIGVAASNLSLDKIIRDVLAIKVPGNGYAILVSDNGTIIAHPNKDMILKNINDIAPQLTMQKLAMAIQDHDQLEENIGGKSSIMMASDISNTDWNLVMVMNKSVLEQPLNQMLITQLLIGFAILVIMGVVTSWFVALQLRGLTNITNALTDIAEGDGDLTRRLEVNSSDEVGILADKFNKFVSRLHNMVVNVKAVSTHLNEGANSSATAANQRRERIQQQQNEITMVATAVTEMASATAEIAGNADNTASNANQSVELGDQSYQQMQQSKQSIDQLAAELTSAVAIIGELEVNANEISTILSTIRGIAEQTNLLALNAAIEAARAGEQGRGFAVVADEVRVLSQRTHASTEEIQTKISSLQSVTKNAVTAMTDSHNLVETSVGDVNQTAESLQAISNAIRSISDMATQIAAAAEEQSLVTSDINTNTESVREVSEQLASDAVAAVDKAKELHELANQLEQEISRFKL; this is encoded by the coding sequence ATGGTTTTCTCTGTCGTTTTAGCGATCACTTTGACGGCAGGCGCGTTGTTAATCGCGGGTTATCAAGCTTTTAAAGCTGAAACTTGGCGTTATATTGAAAGTGAAAGTATTAATACACTTAACGCTCATGCGAAGGGAATTAGTGATTGGATTGAAACGAAGCAAGCGACGATTCATGGCCTAGCACAAGAGGTAGCATCTAACCCTGAGGCGGACGTGGTTCCTTTTTTACGCCAAGCTTATACGTCTGGTGCCTTTGGGTTAACATATTATGGTGAAGAAAACGGCGACATGCATCGTCAAGATCCTTCACTTAATAAAGCTGGTTATGATCCCCGAGCTCGTGGGTGGTATAAATTAGCGAAAGCACAAGGCAAAGCGGTGACGACTGAACCTTATGTAAGTGTGACTATGCAAGCGTTAGTCGTCACTTTGGCAGAGCCGATAATGGAGAATGGACAACTGATTGGTGTGGCGGCCTCGAATTTGTCTCTCGATAAAATTATTCGTGATGTACTGGCCATTAAAGTGCCTGGTAACGGTTATGCCATTTTGGTGAGTGATAACGGCACTATTATCGCTCATCCAAATAAAGATATGATTCTTAAAAATATCAATGATATTGCTCCTCAGCTGACCATGCAAAAGTTAGCAATGGCCATTCAAGACCACGATCAGCTTGAGGAAAATATTGGTGGGAAGTCATCAATTATGATGGCAAGTGATATTTCGAATACCGATTGGAATCTCGTTATGGTGATGAATAAATCGGTATTAGAGCAGCCTTTGAATCAGATGCTTATCACCCAGTTATTGATAGGATTCGCGATTCTCGTCATTATGGGGGTTGTAACGTCGTGGTTTGTGGCACTTCAGCTACGTGGATTGACTAATATTACCAATGCTTTAACAGATATTGCCGAAGGTGATGGCGATTTAACTCGTCGTTTAGAGGTGAATAGTTCTGATGAGGTAGGGATTCTTGCTGATAAATTCAATAAATTTGTTAGTCGCTTACATAACATGGTGGTGAATGTAAAAGCGGTCAGTACACACTTAAATGAAGGGGCAAATAGTTCGGCCACCGCTGCTAACCAGCGTCGAGAACGTATTCAGCAACAGCAAAATGAAATTACAATGGTTGCTACTGCCGTAACGGAAATGGCCTCGGCAACGGCAGAGATCGCTGGTAATGCGGATAATACGGCAAGTAATGCCAATCAATCCGTAGAATTGGGAGATCAAAGTTATCAACAAATGCAGCAAAGCAAACAATCGATTGATCAGCTCGCGGCAGAGTTAACCAGTGCGGTTGCGATTATTGGTGAACTTGAAGTCAACGCAAACGAAATCTCAACAATTCTTTCGACCATTCGTGGTATTGCAGAGCAGACCAATTTGCTCGCGCTGAATGCAGCGATCGAAGCGGCGCGCGCCGGGGAGCAAGGACGCGGATTTGCAGTAGTAGCGGATGAGGTGCGCGTGTTGTCACAACGAACTCATGCGTCAACCGAAGAGATCCAAACCAAGATTTCTAGCTTACAAAGTGTCACAAAAAATGCAGTGACGGCAATGACGGACAGCCATAACTTAGTGGAAACCAGCGTAGGTGATGTCAACCAAACCGCGGAAAGTTTACAAGCGATTAGTAATGCGATCCGTTCTATTAGTGATATGGCGACGCAAATAGCAGCAGCGGCAGAAGAGCAGTCATTAGTGACCTCCGATATTAATACTAATACTGAATCTGTTCGTGAAGTCAGTGAACAACTTGCAAGTGATGCGGTTGCGGCAGTGGATAAAGCGAAAGAGTTGCATGAGTTGGCAAATCAATTAGAGCAAGAGATATCACGCTTTAAGTTATAG
- the ribB gene encoding 3,4-dihydroxy-2-butanone-4-phosphate synthase, producing the protein MNQSSLLAGFGDSFTRVDNALTALREGRGVLLLDDEHRENEGDLIYSVDHLTDAQMALMIREGSGIVCVCMSDEHATKLNLTPMVAMNDSANQTAFTISIEAKHGVTTGVSAKDRVTTIKAAGRLDAKPEDLCHPGHVFPLRARTGGVMTRRGHTEGTVDLMQMAGLSPFGVLCEVTNEDGTMATTPEIVKFGYAHDMPVLTIEDLVIYRQEKMQQLA; encoded by the coding sequence ATGAATCAGTCATCATTACTTGCCGGTTTCGGCGATTCTTTTACCCGTGTCGATAACGCACTCACAGCATTGCGTGAAGGACGTGGCGTACTATTACTAGACGATGAACATCGTGAAAATGAAGGCGATCTGATCTATTCTGTCGACCATTTAACTGATGCGCAAATGGCTCTCATGATTCGTGAGGGGAGTGGTATTGTGTGTGTTTGTATGAGTGATGAACATGCCACGAAGTTAAATTTAACCCCGATGGTAGCGATGAATGACAGCGCTAATCAAACCGCGTTTACCATTTCTATAGAAGCAAAACATGGGGTTACCACCGGTGTTTCTGCGAAAGATCGCGTGACGACTATCAAAGCAGCAGGGCGTTTAGATGCGAAACCTGAAGACTTATGTCACCCAGGACATGTTTTCCCTCTGAGAGCCCGTACAGGTGGTGTAATGACCCGCCGTGGACATACTGAAGGTACCGTTGATTTAATGCAAATGGCAGGTTTATCGCCGTTTGGCGTATTGTGTGAAGTCACTAATGAAGATGGTACGATGGCGACGACGCCAGAGATTGTTAAATTTGGCTATGCTCATGACATGCCAGTATTGACGATTGAAGATTTAGTTATTTATCGTCAAGAAAAAATGCAGCAACTTGCTTAA
- the phaC gene encoding class I poly(R)-hydroxyalkanoic acid synthase, whose translation MYQNFFSEYLVKVQEANAHWWKSLETNKQVLNSPVNNALREVNFDDTAKLLEHAANQPQAIVKLQSQWWEKQLEIWQNVFLDPQNAGSIEPEKGDKRFANEAWQSDMVSNFIKQSYMLFSKTYLDTINSIEGLDDKAKERLMFFSRQTINALSPSNFIATNPELRQLTIDKNGANLMVGLEQLKQDVESSAEILKIRMTNQKAFRIGQDIATTPGDVVYRNDLFELIQYKPMTEQVNATPLLIVPPYINKYYILDLREKNSMVRWLVEQGHTVFMMSWRNPGQEQSGVEFGDYVTDGVMKAVSAIEGITGREQVNAIGYCIGGTVLASTVAYYAAKRMKKRIKSATFLTTILDFEQPGDIGVYINKPIIDAVEIQNNLRGYMDGRLMNVTFSLLRENSLYWNYYVEHYLKGNDPVDFDLLYWNSDGTNLSAATSNFMLRDLYLNNKLVQNKGVKVGGVWIDLKKINIPTYFVSTKEDHIALWQGTYKGAVHIGGNKTFVLGESGHIAGIVNHPSRNKYGFWVNDTLSDDANTWLKEANHENGSWWTHWNDWVAQHNQDEQVIPYTTGSEQYPILMEAPGEYVKVTLPVEAEKEVEKEA comes from the coding sequence ATGTATCAAAACTTTTTTTCTGAGTACTTAGTTAAAGTACAAGAAGCCAATGCCCATTGGTGGAAAAGTTTAGAAACGAATAAACAAGTATTAAACTCACCAGTTAATAATGCGTTACGAGAAGTCAACTTTGATGATACAGCGAAACTGCTAGAACATGCGGCAAACCAACCTCAAGCAATTGTAAAGCTGCAATCCCAGTGGTGGGAAAAACAGTTAGAGATTTGGCAAAATGTATTTCTCGATCCGCAAAACGCAGGCAGTATTGAACCAGAGAAAGGCGATAAACGCTTTGCAAATGAAGCTTGGCAATCCGACATGGTATCCAATTTTATTAAACAATCGTACATGTTGTTTAGTAAAACATATTTAGACACCATTAATTCAATTGAAGGTTTGGATGACAAAGCAAAAGAACGTTTAATGTTCTTCTCAAGACAAACGATTAACGCACTTTCGCCATCAAATTTCATTGCCACTAACCCTGAATTACGCCAGCTCACCATAGATAAAAATGGCGCTAATCTGATGGTAGGGTTAGAGCAATTAAAACAGGATGTTGAGTCGAGCGCTGAAATCTTGAAAATTCGGATGACGAATCAAAAAGCTTTCCGCATTGGGCAAGACATTGCAACGACGCCTGGTGATGTTGTTTATCGCAATGATCTTTTCGAGCTTATTCAATATAAGCCCATGACCGAACAAGTAAATGCAACGCCGCTGCTTATCGTTCCACCTTACATTAATAAATACTATATTCTTGATTTAAGAGAAAAAAACTCTATGGTTCGTTGGCTTGTTGAGCAAGGCCATACCGTGTTTATGATGTCGTGGAGAAATCCAGGCCAAGAACAAAGTGGTGTTGAATTTGGTGACTATGTCACTGACGGTGTTATGAAAGCGGTCAGCGCGATTGAAGGCATTACTGGCCGAGAACAGGTCAATGCGATTGGCTATTGTATCGGTGGGACTGTACTCGCATCCACAGTTGCATATTACGCAGCTAAGCGAATGAAAAAACGCATAAAATCTGCAACATTTCTAACGACTATCCTCGACTTTGAACAGCCGGGAGATATCGGGGTATACATCAATAAGCCCATTATTGATGCCGTCGAAATTCAAAATAACCTTCGTGGTTACATGGATGGTCGATTGATGAATGTGACTTTCAGCTTGCTGAGAGAGAATTCATTGTACTGGAATTACTATGTAGAGCATTACTTAAAAGGTAATGACCCTGTCGATTTTGATCTTTTATACTGGAACAGTGATGGTACCAACTTAAGCGCAGCCACCAGCAACTTTATGCTGAGAGATTTGTACCTCAATAATAAACTAGTACAGAATAAAGGCGTAAAGGTCGGTGGAGTTTGGATTGATTTGAAAAAGATCAATATTCCAACCTATTTTGTATCAACGAAAGAAGACCACATTGCTCTATGGCAAGGAACCTATAAAGGCGCGGTACATATTGGTGGTAATAAAACCTTTGTACTTGGTGAATCCGGTCATATTGCGGGTATTGTCAATCATCCTTCGAGAAATAAATATGGCTTTTGGGTCAATGATACGTTGAGTGATGATGCCAATACTTGGCTCAAGGAGGCCAACCATGAAAACGGGTCTTGGTGGACACACTGGAATGATTGGGTTGCACAACATAACCAGGACGAGCAAGTTATACCTTATACTACCGGCTCAGAGCAGTATCCAATCTTGATGGAAGCACCTGGAGAGTATGTCAAAGTCACTCTTCCTGTAGAAGCGGAAAAAGAAGTGGAAAAAGAAGCGTAA
- a CDS encoding phasin family protein: MYTEFFKTFTDQAEKGLEPYVKFNQLMAKNVETLTEMQLNAIKTYSEMGLNQVKAASEVKDVTTMTKFNSEQMSVFSKLSQQMTDDSNKIQAIAKEFKDDFDKLSTENLKTATPAS; the protein is encoded by the coding sequence ATGTATACCGAGTTTTTCAAAACATTTACCGATCAAGCAGAAAAAGGTCTTGAACCTTACGTAAAATTTAACCAATTAATGGCAAAAAACGTAGAAACACTGACTGAAATGCAACTTAACGCGATTAAAACATACAGCGAAATGGGTTTGAATCAAGTAAAAGCAGCCAGTGAAGTAAAAGACGTCACTACTATGACCAAGTTCAACAGTGAACAAATGTCAGTATTTTCTAAACTCTCTCAGCAAATGACGGATGACAGTAATAAAATCCAAGCGATTGCTAAAGAGTTTAAAGACGACTTTGACAAACTTTCTACAGAAAACTTAAAAACAGCAACTCCGGCAAGTTAA
- a CDS encoding acetyl-CoA C-acetyltransferase, translating into MEKVFIVAAKRTALGSFGGSLKNITAGDLGAYAIRALLDETQLNGAHVDEVIMGNVIGAGQGMNIGRQNALHAGLPVTTPAYTVNMVCGSGMKTVMDGVSHILSGDAQVVIAGGVEVMSAIPYTISGSIRNGHKMGHTELTDLMIHDGLTDVFNQYHMGVTAENIAKEMGIPRQTQDEFALNSQRKAIAAIEAGRFKDEITPVEIKSRKETIVFDTDEYPKANTTIESLSKLRPAFDREGTVTAGNASGINDGSSAVMLASESAIKQYNLTPLVEVVGYAQDGVDPKVMGLGPVGAVTKALTKARLKLSDIDLFELNEAFAAQALGVIKQLSDKHQLPASNIVEKANVNGGAIALGHPLGASGNRILVSLIYEMRKRSSQYGVASLCVGGGMGTAVIVKSIE; encoded by the coding sequence ATGGAAAAAGTGTTTATTGTTGCAGCAAAACGTACCGCATTAGGCTCGTTCGGTGGATCATTGAAAAATATAACAGCTGGTGATCTCGGTGCCTACGCTATTCGTGCGCTTTTAGATGAGACACAATTAAACGGTGCTCACGTTGATGAAGTCATTATGGGCAATGTGATTGGTGCAGGACAAGGCATGAATATTGGGCGTCAAAATGCGTTGCATGCTGGACTACCTGTCACCACCCCTGCTTATACCGTAAATATGGTCTGTGGTAGTGGTATGAAAACTGTTATGGATGGGGTTTCACATATCCTGAGTGGCGACGCGCAAGTCGTCATCGCAGGTGGTGTAGAGGTCATGTCGGCCATACCTTATACCATTTCTGGGTCAATCCGTAATGGGCATAAAATGGGTCATACCGAGCTTACCGATCTGATGATTCATGACGGCCTCACGGATGTATTTAATCAATATCATATGGGCGTGACAGCCGAAAATATCGCAAAAGAAATGGGTATTCCACGTCAAACTCAAGATGAATTTGCATTAAACAGCCAACGTAAAGCGATCGCGGCTATAGAAGCAGGACGATTCAAAGATGAAATTACACCTGTTGAAATTAAAAGCCGTAAAGAAACAATTGTTTTTGATACCGACGAATACCCAAAAGCAAATACTACGATAGAAAGCCTATCGAAGTTGCGTCCAGCTTTCGATCGAGAGGGAACTGTAACAGCGGGTAATGCCTCAGGCATTAACGATGGTTCCAGTGCCGTTATGCTCGCCTCAGAATCAGCGATTAAACAATATAACTTAACTCCCTTAGTTGAAGTGGTCGGCTATGCACAAGATGGTGTCGACCCCAAAGTTATGGGGTTAGGACCTGTTGGTGCGGTGACTAAAGCACTAACAAAAGCCAGATTAAAACTCAGCGACATCGATTTATTTGAACTTAATGAAGCTTTTGCAGCACAAGCATTAGGCGTGATTAAGCAGTTATCAGATAAACATCAACTACCGGCATCTAACATCGTTGAAAAAGCAAATGTAAACGGAGGTGCAATCGCATTAGGACACCCATTAGGAGCATCAGGCAACCGAATTTTGGTGAGCTTGATTTATGAGATGCGCAAGCGCTCAAGTCAATATGGTGTGGCATCACTATGTGTTGGTGGAGGCATGGGCACTGCAGTGATAGTCAAATCAATCGAATAA
- a CDS encoding SDR family oxidoreductase — translation MKKVALITGASGGIGSAITMQLIKDGFKVIGTYLNDTGQQTLDWVKEKGLSEDEIRLLELDVTKTEHCQEVLTKLLDEEKHIDVIVNTAGITRDAVFKKMTAADWNAVINTNLNSVFNVTHPIFPSMLERGSGRIVNITSVNGIKGQFGQTNYSAAKAGMIGFTKALALEGAKAGVTVNAVAPGYTATPMVSQMREEVLDAIKAQIPMKRLATPEDIAGAVSYLVGESGGYITGETLSVNGGLHMH, via the coding sequence ATGAAAAAAGTCGCTTTAATTACGGGCGCGTCAGGCGGCATCGGTTCTGCTATCACTATGCAATTAATCAAAGATGGGTTTAAAGTCATCGGTACATATTTAAACGACACTGGTCAGCAAACTCTCGACTGGGTAAAAGAAAAAGGATTAAGCGAAGACGAAATTCGGTTATTGGAATTAGATGTAACGAAAACTGAGCATTGCCAAGAAGTACTGACAAAATTGTTAGACGAGGAGAAACACATTGATGTCATCGTCAATACAGCCGGTATAACCCGTGATGCTGTATTTAAGAAAATGACAGCAGCCGACTGGAATGCGGTGATTAACACAAACTTAAATAGTGTTTTCAACGTCACTCATCCTATCTTTCCATCTATGCTAGAACGAGGCAGCGGCCGTATCGTTAATATCACTTCCGTCAACGGTATAAAAGGTCAATTTGGTCAAACTAATTATTCTGCAGCTAAAGCCGGCATGATTGGCTTTACCAAAGCATTGGCACTGGAAGGAGCAAAAGCTGGTGTCACCGTCAATGCTGTTGCTCCTGGTTATACTGCAACTCCCATGGTCTCACAAATGCGTGAAGAAGTATTAGATGCCATTAAAGCACAAATTCCGATGAAACGTTTGGCGACCCCTGAAGATATTGCAGGAGCTGTATCGTACCTTGTCGGTGAATCTGGCGGGTACATCACGGGCGAAACCTTGTCTGTCAACGGCGGTTTGCACATGCATTAA
- a CDS encoding M23 family metallopeptidase codes for MKESLVISISTIGGTRHFHVGKWYRHFWKGFSYFFVFGLLTLAGVIYYLSSEVDFAKLKQKELETESLSLNEEVTSLKALQEELQNDVLEREEKMQIVSDRLGDLEKVLGVDDSQQTALEDRLDIAAINSSVRVVMLNSIPNGRPVKVGRLSSEYGKRVHPITGKVKFHRGQDFAVKKGTPIYAPADGVVEVTRPSHKGSGNYMRLEHAFGFTSSYSHMSKFNLRMGDFVQKGDIIGYSGNTGLSSGPHLHYEVRFVGRSLNPKPFVEWGLNDFDTIFTKIEGIRWESLVNNVEQRVSAQLQLSLQKDAQSVDKSK; via the coding sequence ATGAAAGAAAGCTTAGTAATTTCAATATCCACTATCGGTGGAACTCGACATTTTCATGTCGGTAAATGGTATCGTCATTTTTGGAAAGGATTTAGTTATTTTTTTGTTTTTGGGTTGCTCACTTTAGCCGGCGTTATTTACTACTTATCAAGTGAAGTTGATTTTGCCAAACTCAAACAAAAAGAACTAGAGACCGAATCACTGTCTTTAAATGAAGAGGTCACTTCTCTAAAAGCACTGCAAGAAGAATTACAGAATGATGTTCTAGAACGTGAAGAAAAAATGCAGATTGTTTCTGACCGTTTAGGCGATTTAGAAAAAGTACTTGGAGTCGATGATTCCCAGCAAACAGCGCTTGAAGATCGCCTTGATATTGCCGCCATTAATTCTTCAGTGAGAGTTGTGATGTTAAACTCTATTCCTAATGGCCGACCGGTAAAAGTGGGTCGTCTGTCTTCAGAGTATGGGAAACGCGTTCACCCTATTACTGGAAAAGTTAAATTTCATCGTGGACAAGATTTCGCTGTGAAAAAAGGGACGCCGATTTATGCTCCGGCTGATGGGGTTGTCGAGGTGACTCGTCCAAGTCATAAAGGGTCGGGTAATTATATGCGGCTAGAACATGCGTTTGGGTTTACTAGTTCATACTCTCATATGAGTAAATTTAATCTTCGTATGGGAGATTTTGTACAAAAAGGGGATATCATTGGTTATTCAGGTAATACCGGTTTATCTTCTGGACCACATTTACACTATGAAGTGCGGTTTGTTGGTCGCTCACTAAACCCTAAACCATTTGTTGAATGGGGTTTAAATGATTTTGATACCATATTTACGAAAATAGAGGGTATACGATGGGAATCTTTAGTCAACAACGTAGAACAGCGAGTCAGCGCTCAATTACAACTCTCATTGCAAAAGGATGCGCAATCAGTGGACAAATCAAAGTAG
- a CDS encoding bactofilin family protein, with product MQVDGDIDGHTHVDKKLVISETGCVKGDVYAEHFIVNGEFDGTCYADKVEILAKGDVTGTIYSDDLSIEAGGRFNGSTAPAPEKQVVELSDIKETKTSAERQKVQQSSSK from the coding sequence ATGCAGGTTGATGGTGATATTGATGGCCATACGCATGTGGACAAGAAATTAGTGATAAGTGAAACTGGTTGTGTAAAAGGTGATGTTTATGCTGAGCACTTTATCGTTAACGGCGAATTTGATGGAACATGTTACGCGGATAAGGTGGAAATTTTAGCAAAAGGTGATGTCACGGGCACTATTTATAGTGACGATTTAAGTATAGAGGCTGGTGGGCGATTTAATGGCTCTACTGCTCCTGCTCCAGAAAAGCAAGTAGTTGAACTAAGCGATATTAAAGAAACGAAAACCTCTGCTGAACGCCAAAAAGTTCAGCAGAGTAGTAGCAAATAA
- the nagB gene encoding glucosamine-6-phosphate deaminase, which yields MRLIPLHNAEQVGEWAADHIVRRINAFAPSEIRPFVLGLPTGGTPLATYKALIKRYQNQEVSFKHVVTFNMDEYVGIPAEHPESYRSFMYSHFFDHIDIQEHNINLLDGSTNDHDAECQRYEDKIASYGKIHLFMGGVGTDGHIAFNEPASSLSSRTRIKTLTEDTRIANSRFFGGDVAQVPKYALTIGVGTLLDAKEVMTLVVGHNKALALQAAVEGPVNHMWTVSALQLHNKAIIICDEPATQELKVKTVKYFSQLEAPNIAGY from the coding sequence ATGAGACTGATTCCCTTACACAATGCTGAGCAAGTTGGCGAATGGGCTGCCGACCATATTGTACGTCGTATTAATGCCTTTGCACCAAGTGAAATACGCCCTTTTGTTTTAGGATTACCAACAGGAGGCACACCGCTTGCGACGTATAAGGCATTGATAAAGCGATATCAAAACCAAGAAGTCAGTTTTAAGCATGTCGTGACATTCAATATGGATGAATACGTCGGTATCCCAGCAGAGCACCCTGAATCTTATCGCTCATTTATGTATAGCCACTTTTTTGATCATATCGATATCCAAGAACATAATATTAATTTATTGGATGGCTCGACCAACGACCATGACGCTGAATGCCAACGTTATGAAGATAAAATTGCCTCTTACGGTAAAATCCATTTGTTCATGGGTGGAGTCGGTACGGATGGGCATATCGCATTTAATGAACCTGCGTCTTCTTTATCTTCTCGAACGCGCATTAAAACGCTAACAGAAGATACGAGAATCGCTAATTCTCGATTCTTTGGTGGGGACGTAGCACAGGTACCTAAGTATGCCTTGACGATTGGTGTCGGCACTTTACTTGATGCCAAAGAAGTCATGACGTTGGTTGTGGGTCATAATAAAGCATTAGCGTTACAAGCGGCTGTCGAAGGTCCTGTTAATCATATGTGGACGGTATCAGCTCTGCAATTGCATAATAAAGCGATTATTATTTGTGATGAACCAGCAACACAAGAGCTCAAAGTAAAAACGGTTAAATATTTCTCGCAACTTGAAGCACCGAATATCGCTGGGTACTAA
- a CDS encoding DUF3081 domain-containing protein codes for MKNDIEQMKILHVYESIMEHGTPTEFGKIYEGIEAYSDYDGYSVYLRGNGVELSIGFHNTYNLDYQQEHQKEAFLKKIDAILAKE; via the coding sequence ATGAAAAACGATATTGAACAAATGAAAATATTACATGTTTACGAGAGTATCATGGAACATGGAACTCCCACGGAGTTTGGTAAAATCTATGAAGGTATCGAAGCGTATTCTGATTATGACGGCTACAGTGTCTATCTAAGAGGGAATGGGGTGGAGCTATCAATTGGCTTTCATAACACTTATAACCTCGATTACCAACAAGAGCATCAGAAGGAAGCATTTCTCAAGAAGATTGATGCGATACTAGCAAAAGAGTAG